One bacterium DNA segment encodes these proteins:
- a CDS encoding DUF167 domain-containing protein, whose protein sequence is MKIFVRAKPNAKNERVEQADKTHFKVLVKEPPKEDRANNAIARALARHFGIASSRVKLVSGFASRQKIFEIPGLSIRAN, encoded by the coding sequence ATGAAAATATTTGTGAGAGCGAAACCGAACGCGAAAAATGAGCGGGTGGAACAGGCCGACAAGACCCACTTCAAGGTTTTGGTGAAAGAGCCTCCGAAAGAAGACCGGGCAAATAATGCGATCGCGCGGGCGCTTGCCCGGCATTTTGGGATTGCTTCCTCGCGCGTGAAGCTTGTCTCCGGCTTTGCCTCGCGGCAGAAAATATTTGAGATACCTGGCTTAAGTATCCGTGCTAACTAG